One Thermus thermamylovorans genomic window, CCGGTAGTCCCGTACCTTGGCGGTCCTGGGCCGTTGGCCTAGGTTGGCGACGATGGCCTCGGCGTACTCCGTGGTCTTGGCTCCCCGGTCGTAGCCCACCACGTCCCCGGTGAGGACCTTGCCCTCCTCGAGGGTGTAGAGGACGGCGTTTTCGATGAGGTCCGCGGTGGCGAACTCCTCCAGGTAGCGGAGCATCATCACCGCGGAAAGCAGGACCGCGGTGGGGTTGATGACGTTCTTGCCCGCGTACTTGGGGGCGGAGCCGTGGACCGCCTCGAAGATGGCCACCTCGTGGCCGATGTTGGCCGAGGGGGCGAAGCCCAGGCCCCCGATGAGCCCCGAGGTGAGGTCGGAGAGGATGTCCCCGTTCAGGTTGGTGGTGACGATGACCTCGAACTGCTCGGGGCGCTTCACCAGCTGATGGGCGGCGTTGTCCACGATGATGTGGTGGGCCTCGAGGTCCGGGTACTCCCGCGCCACCTCCTCGAAGACCCGCTTCATGGTGCCCTCGGTGAGCTTCATGATGTTGGACTTGGTGGCGCAGTGGACCTTCTTGCGCCCCTCGGAGCGGGCCAGCTCGAAGGCGAAGCGGATGATCTTCTCCGCCCCTTTGCGGGAGATGAGCTTCAGGGTCTGGGCCACCCCTGGGGTCTGCATGTGCTCGATGGCCGCGTAGAGGTCCTCCACGTTTTCCCGCACCACCACCAGGTCGATCCCCCGGCCCGAGTAGGGGGTGGGGACGTTGGGGAACTCCCGCACCGGGCGGACGTTGGCGTAGGTCTCGAAGAGCTTGCGCAGGGTCACGTTGGCGCTCTTCTCCCCGTAGCCCACCGGGGTCTCCAGGGGGCCCTTGAGGACCACCCGCGTCTTGCGCACCGACTCGATGGTCTCAGGGGGTACCCCGGACTCCAGGCCCCGCCGGAAGACCGCGGCCCCCGCTTCTCGTACCTCGTACTCCAGGGGGGCCTTGGCCGCCTCCAGCACCTTGAGGGTGGCCTCCACGCACTCGGGGCCGATCCCGTCCCCGGGGATCACGGTGATGAGCTTCCTCCCCTCGGGGGTCAGGTAGACCTTCTTCCCGCTTTCCGTGGTGATCAGGGACATTCCCCACCTCCTCCCGGGCCTTCCGGCCCTTCGCCCCGAGTTTACACTACACCCATGGGGCCCGACGTCCTGGTGGTGGGGGCGGGGATCGTGGGGGCGGCCTCGGCCTTCCGCCTGGCGGAAGCAGGGCTAAGGGTCCTGGTCTTGGAGAAGGAGGCCACCTTCGCCCAGGGCTCCACGGGGCGGAGCGCCGCCGGGGTCAGGGTGCAGTTCTCCGAGCCCCTGAACGTCCTCCTTTCCTACCACTCCATCCTGGAATACCGGGCCATGCCGGAGGCCGGCTACCGGCCCATCGGCTACCTCTTCCTGGTGCCGGAGGCCTTGAGGGAGGTCCAGGAGGAGGCCCTGGCCACCCA contains:
- a CDS encoding NADP-dependent isocitrate dehydrogenase; this encodes MSLITTESGKKVYLTPEGRKLITVIPGDGIGPECVEATLKVLEAAKAPLEYEVREAGAAVFRRGLESGVPPETIESVRKTRVVLKGPLETPVGYGEKSANVTLRKLFETYANVRPVREFPNVPTPYSGRGIDLVVVRENVEDLYAAIEHMQTPGVAQTLKLISRKGAEKIIRFAFELARSEGRKKVHCATKSNIMKLTEGTMKRVFEEVAREYPDLEAHHIIVDNAAHQLVKRPEQFEVIVTTNLNGDILSDLTSGLIGGLGFAPSANIGHEVAIFEAVHGSAPKYAGKNVINPTAVLLSAVMMLRYLEEFATADLIENAVLYTLEEGKVLTGDVVGYDRGAKTTEYAEAIVANLGQRPRTAKVRDYRPIRLPPSSPDPVAVRPKSRRVVGVDVFVESELHPEPLGHLLEELVQGLPFRLKMVSNRGTQVYPPTGGLVDLVDHYRCRFLYGKEGEPSDREVLDLVGRVASRLRWMHLEKLQEFDGEPGFTKAQGEN